A genomic window from Elaeis guineensis isolate ETL-2024a chromosome 3, EG11, whole genome shotgun sequence includes:
- the LOC105041736 gene encoding pentatricopeptide repeat-containing protein At2g02980, chloroplastic, translated as MSTALTINPLSPAKSKPSDHNNPTPKPKETPLPSLVSLLSKCTTLREFQQLHALAIKSHLQHHPSFLTKLITSCSLHPKTSSMDYAHRLFDRIPHPDVVLFNTMSRGYSRSHTPILSFSLFIRMLETGVAPDDYTFPSLLKACASARATKAGMQGHGIAMKLGLAENIYVLPTLVNMYAECGNIRAARTVFDRMEEPCVVSYNSMITACVRSSRPSEALALFRELQAKGLKPTDVTMLSVLSSCALSGALELGKWIHEYIRKNGFDSYIKVNTALIDMYAKCGSLEDAVQVFRETSSKDTQAWSAMIVAYAVHGHGSEAISLFEEMQRERIKPDDITFLGVLYACSHSGMVDEGLGYFHSMRSSYGIVPGIKHYGCVVDLLARAGRLDEAYDFIDGLPIKPTPILWRTLLSACGGHGNVDLGRRVFERILELDDSHGGDYVILSNMCASDGRWEDVNWIRKLMGERGIVKVPGCSSIELDNMVHEFFSGDGKHPQSREVYRMVDEVVDQLKLVGYVPDTSQVFHVGMGEEEKEVSLRYHSEKLAIAFGLINSPPGTTLRVVKNLRVCRDCHLMAKLVSMVFDRKIILRDLNRFHHFENGLCSCGDYW; from the coding sequence ATGAGCACGGCTCTAACGATCAATCCCCTCTCTCCCGCCAAATCCAAACCCAGCGACCACAATAACCCTACTCCCAAACCAAAAGAAACTCCCCTCCCATCTCTCGTCTCCCTCCTCTCCAAATGCACCACCTTGAGAGAATTCCAGCAGCTCCACGCCCTCGCCATCAAATCCCATCTCCAACACCACCCCTCTTTCCTCACCAAGCTCATCACCTCCTGCTCCCTCCATCCCAAAACCTCCTCCATGGACTACGCCCACCGCCTGTTCGACCGAATTCCCCACCCAGACGTCGTCCTCTTCAACACCATGTCCCGCGGCTACTCCCGCTCCCACACCCCAATCCTATCTTTCTCCCTCTTCATCCGCATGCTCGAGACCGGCGTCGCCCCGGACGACTACACGTTCCCTTCCCTTCTGAAGGCCTGTGCAAGCGCCAGAGCCACCAAAGCGGGGATGCAAGGTCATGGCATCGCCATGAAGCTCGGGCTCGCCGAGAACATCTATGTGCTCCCCACGCTTGTAAACATGTATGCTGAGTGTGGCAACATTCGCGCTGCTCGCACCGTCTTCGATCGGATGGAGGAGCCATGCGTGGTTTCATACAATTCGATGATTACAGCTTGTGTTCGGAGCAGCCGTCCTAGCGAGGCACTAGCCTTGTTCCGTGAATTGCAAGCAAAGGGCCTCAAGCCGACGGATGTCACCATGCTTAGTGTTCTTTCCTCGTGTGCCTTGTCGGGGGCGCTTGAACTGGGGAAATGGATCCATGAGTACATCAGAAAGAATGGATTTGATTCATACATAAAGGTGAACACGGCATTGATCGACATGTATGCCAAGTGTGGGAGCTTGGAAGATGCAGTGCAAGTATTTCGGGAGACAAGTTCGAAGGACACCCAAGCTTGGTCGGCCATGATCGTGGCCTACGCAGTTCATGGGCATGGGAGCGAAGCCATCTCTCTTTTTGAAGAGATGCAGAGGGAGAGGATTAAACCTGATGACATTACATTTCTTGGAGTCTTATATGCTTGCAGTCATTCAGGCATGGTGGATGAAGGGCTTGGGTATTTCCATAGCATGAGGAGCAGCTATGGCATTGTTCCAGGAATCAAGCATTATGGGTGTGTGGTGGATTTGCTAGCTCGAGCCGGGCGACTTGATGAGGCTTATGACTTCATTGATGGTTTACCGATAAAGCCAACACCTATCTTGTGGCGAACATTGTTATCAGCTTGCGGAGGCCATGGCAATGTTGATCTTGGCAGGCGTGTTTTTGAGAGGATTTTGGAGCTGGATGACTCTCATGGTGGGGATTATGTGATTCTTTCGAACATGTGTGCATCTGATGGGAGATGGGAAGATGTGAATTGGATAAGGAAACTGATGGGTGAGCGAGGGATCGTGAAGGTGCCTGGTTGTAGCTCAATTGAGTTGGATAACATGGTGCATGAATTCTTCTCAGGGGATGGTAAGCACCCACAGTCTAGAGAGGTATACAGAATGGTAGATGAGGTGGTCGATCAATTGAAGTTGGTTGGGTATGTGCCTGATACTTCTCAGGTCTTTCATGTGGGTATgggggaggaggagaaggaggttaGTCTTAGATATCACAGTGAGAAGCTAGCAATTGCTTTTGGGCTTATAAACTCCCCTCCTGGGACGACGCTCCGCGTTGTTAAGAACCTTCGTGTCTGTAGGGACTGCCATTTGATGGCGAAGCTAGTGTCGATGGTATTTGATAGGAAAATAATTCTCAGAGATCTGAATCGCTTCCATCACTTTGAGAATGGATTATGCTCTTGTGGAGATTATTGGTAG